A genomic window from Quercus lobata isolate SW786 chromosome 10, ValleyOak3.0 Primary Assembly, whole genome shotgun sequence includes:
- the LOC115964405 gene encoding uncharacterized protein LOC115964405 produces MCKDLMNQSQHLQRVVDHFTTEQIANNRLQLKATIFIVRYLAFQAIAFRGRDESFSSLNRENFHESLGIVTFWNKKVAEIIEKAPKNATYTSPRIQKEILHVFSAKVKKAIREEIGDAKFCIMVDEACDESMKEQMAVVFRYVDAEGFVKERFFGLIHVVDTAALTLKKRIYSLLSQYCLDIQNIRGASCKRNEQLKVANANEIAPLIDLEELEIGSGLNQIGTLQRPGETHSQLQELNYRFNEDAMELLRLSSALEPREALKSFRISDLCLLVKNFYPQDFTDYDKQVLEKELYHFEHNVVQDPEFKKLKSLSELSQWLVRTGNSEHYKLVYRMVILVLTLPISTATTERAFSAMKLVKTELRNKMEDDFLNDSLMLYIEKDIASTFSLDSIVDDFKDLKERRVPFS; encoded by the exons ATGTGTAAGGATTTGATGAACCAATCGCAACATTTGCAAAGGGTAGTTGATCATTTCACTACTgaacaaattgcaaataatcGGTTGCAATTGAAGGCTACAATTTTTATTGTGCGATATCTTGCCTTTCAAGCTATAGCTTTTAGAGGTCGAGATGAAAGTTTTAGTTCATTAAATCGTGAGAACTTTCATGAATCATTGGGTATTGTGACTTTTTGGAATAAGAAGGTTgctgaaataatagaaaaagctcCAAAAAATGCAACCTACACATCACCTAGGATTCAAAAGGAAATTCTACATGTTTTCTCAGCCAAAGTGAAGAAGGCCATTCGGGAAGAAATTGGTGATGCAAAGTTTTGCATAATGGTTGATGAAGCTTGTGATGAGTCCATGAAAGAGCAAATGGCTGTGGTGTTTAGATATGTTGATGCAGAAGGCTTTGTGAAAGAAcgcttttttgggcttattcatGTTGTTGACACTGCAGCTTTGACTCTAAAGAAGAGGATATATTCTTTGTTATCTCAATATTGCttagatatacaaaatattcgaGG TGCTTCATGCAAGCGCAATGAGCAATTGAAAGTTGCCAATGCTAATGAAATAGCACCTTTGATTGATCTTGAAGAGCTTGAGATTGGAAGTGGACTTAATCAAATTGGCACTTTACAACGACCTGGAGAAACAC ATTCTCAACTACAGGAACTAAATTATCGGTTTAATGAAGATGCAATGGAGTTGCTTAGGCTTAGCTCAGCTTTAGAACCTCGAGAGGCATTAAAATCTTTCAGAATTAGTGATCTTTGTTTGTTGGTAAAGAATTTCTATCCACAAGATTTCACAGATTATGACAAACAAGTGTTGGAGAAGGAGCTTTATCATTTTGAGCATAATGTAGTCCAAGATCCagagttcaaaaaattgaaaagtttatctGAGTTGTCTCAATGGTTAGTGAGAACTGGAAATTCAGAACACTACAAACTTGTTTATAGAATGGTGATACTTGTGCTTACTCTTCCAATTTCTACTGCTACTACAGAGCGAGCATTTTCAGCTATGAAACTTGTCAAAACTGAACTTCGAAACAAAATGGAAGATGACTTTTTGAATGACTCTTTGATGTTATACATTGAAAAGGATATAGCTTCGACATTTAGTTTGGATTCAATAGTAGATGATTTTAAAGATTTGAAAGAGCGTCGAGTTCCCTTTTCATAG
- the LOC115964406 gene encoding metalloendoproteinase 5-MMP-like, whose product MATNLSLLLSIILLLLVIQPIKGHSFKSLQHLEGSHKGQTVKGLHEIKHYLSAFGYLKLDNSIGLSNDHASVKDKDEFDEHLEHAIKSFQKNFHLNVTGRLDSSTLDVMMTPRCGVSDIDNMSPNYAFFPGKPKWGKKYLTYTFNSSVTHEVLDKLSFAMQTGSEEWHKHTQFTFARGRPSSTSDISIGIMHMDGPGKVTARAGPPTFPIMLFDPDENWSINDKPNANQLDMVSAATHEIGHILGLEHSTDVNAVMYPFLGYGMTKRELSHDDIDGMFALYGKP is encoded by the coding sequence ATGGCTacaaatctctctcttcttttatcAATTATACTTCTCCTTCTCGTAATACAGCCTATTAAAGGACACTCTTTCAAGTCCCTTCAACATCTTGAGGGATCTCACAAGGGCCAAACGGTGAAAGGGCTGCATGAGATCAAACACTATCTCAGTGCATTCGGCTACTTAAAGTTAGACAACAGCATTGGTTTAAGCAATGATCATGCTAGTGTAAAAGACAAGGATGAGTTCGATGAACATTTGGAACATGCAATAAAATCTTTCCAGAAGAATTTTCATCTCAATGTTACAGGGAGGCTCGACTCTAGCACCCTCGATGTAATGATGACCCCACGGTGTGGAGTTTCTGATATTGACAACATGAGTCCGAATTATGCATTTTTCCCTGGAAAGCCAAAATGGGGTAAGAAATATCTCACCTATACCTTTAATTCAAGTGTCACGCATGAGGTATTGGATAAGTTAAGTTTTGCAATGCAAACAGGTTCCGAAGAATGGCACAAACATACACAATTTACATTTGCAAGGGGACGACCAAGTTCCACATCTGACATTAGTATAGGAATAATGCACATGGATGGACCTGGTAAAGTTACAGCGCGTGCTGGTCCACCAACTTTTCCAATAATGCTCTTTGATCCTGATGAGAACTGGAGCATTAATGATAAACCAAATGCTAATCAACTTGACATGGTATCGGCAGCCACACACGAAATTGGACACATTCTTGGACTTGAACATAGTACAGATGTAAATGCTGTTATGTACCCTTTTCTGGGTTATGGTATGACAAAAAGAGAATTGAGCCACGATGATATTGATGGCATGTTTGCTTTGTATGGCAAACCTTAA
- the LOC115964407 gene encoding uncharacterized protein LOC115964407, whose product MQQEIDRLKRELLHEWRSQSLTVSYSSSNNGEDDSYKRRSRTSPSESFSHDEEYHHGHGNKNSSSKGIGNDALSKVLKQISKSPFTRRIEEGKLPRQFTQPTFTAYNGRTDPVKHVNHFNQRMAVHSRNEALMCKVFPSSFEPVVMRWFDGLRVESIDFFEELTQPFGSHFITCSRVAQPLASLLSLSMREVETLEKNSDRYWEMFNEIKGDFDNIAISTFKLGLPAERGLRKSLTGKPITSIR is encoded by the coding sequence ATGCAACAAGAGATTGATCGTTTGAAAAGAGAGTTACTCCACGAATGGAGAAGTCAATCTCTTACCGTTTCCTACTCCTCCTCTAACAACGGAGAGGATGACAGTTACAAACGGAGATCAAGGACTTCTCCCAGTGAGTCCTTCTCGCATGATGAGGAGTATCACCATGGGCACGGGAACAAAAACTCATCTTCCAAAGGAATAGGGAATGATGCTTTAAGTAAAGTGCTCAAGCAAATTTCTAAGTCACCTTTCACGCGGAGGATAGAGGAAGGAAAACTTCCTCGGCAATTCACTCAGCCCACATTCACTGCGTACAATGGAAGGACAGACCCTGTTAAGCATGTCAACCACTTCAACCAAAGGATGGCTGTGCACTCTAGGAACGAGGCCTTAATGTGCAAAGTATTCCCATCCAGCTTCGAACCGGTGGtaatgagatggtttgatggcctGAGAGTAGAATCCATTGACTTCTTTGAGGAACTCACTCAGCCGTTCGGATCTCACTTCATCACATGCAGCAGGGTTGCCCAGCCTTTAGCTTCCTTGTTGTCTCTGTCCATGAGGGAGGTGGAAACCCtggaaaaaaattcagatcgatattgggagatgttcaacgaGATAAAAGGTGATTTCGATAATATagccatcagcaccttcaagctTGGCCTACCAGCCGAGcgtggcttaaggaaatccttgACTGGAAAACCTATCACTAGCATACGCTAG
- the LOC115964408 gene encoding uncharacterized protein LOC115964408, translated as MYPDLYKGLNLKPEDLTAYDSPLISFNGKMVIPKGLIRLPIQARSEVVEVDFIVIDAYSHYTAIVGRPWLYALGAISLTTGKSSTPLEMGSKSSLGVGAQLPPQEREELIVFLKRNIDVFAWSAYEALEVDLDFICHHLNVNASVIPKKQAPRRSSKEYSNTIRDKVMKLKLAETIKEVFYPEWLANTAVVTKKSGKWRVCIDFTNLNKAYPKDPFSMPWIDQLVDATIGHPR; from the exons ATGTACCCTGACCTATACAAGGGGTTGAACTTGAAACCAGAAGATTTGACAGCATACGATTCACCGTTGATAAGTTTTAATGGGAAGATGGTCATCCCAAAAGGTCTGATAAGACTACCCATACAAGCAAGGTCAGAAGTGGTCGAAGTGGACTTTATCGTGATTGACGCCTATTCCCACTACACTGCCATCGTAGGAAGGCCTTGGCTATATGCCCTAGGAGCCATTTCCTTAACCACCGGAAAGTCAAGTACCCCACTGGAGATGGGATCGAAGAGCTCATTGGGA GTCGGAGCCCAACTGCCTCCTCAGGAAAGGGAAGAGCTGATAGTTTTCCTCAAGAGGAACatcgatgtgtttgcatggagcGCTTATGAAGCTCTGGAGGTGGATCTGGACTTCATCTGCCATCATTTGAATGTCAACGCATCTGTCATCCCCAAAAAGCAAGCTCCTCGGCGCTCATCCAAGGAGTATTCTAACACAATCAGAGATAAGGTAATGAAGTTAAAGCTGGCCGAGACTATCAAAGAGGTTTTCTACCCTGAGTGGTTAGCCAACACCGCAGTGGTGACGAAGAAGAgtgggaagtggcgagtgtgcaTAGACTTCACAAATCTGAACAAGGCCTATCCGAAAGACCCTTTCTCCATGCCTTGGATAGACCAGCTAGTGGATGCCACTATAGGTCATCCTCGATGA